The nucleotide window GCGGCACCTTTGGCAAGGCGCTGGAACATGATGCCCGGTACTGGCCCGCCTTGCTCGCCATGGCAAAGGTCGGCCGTGCTCAGGGCGACAACCAGACCGCCATCGAATTTCTGAACAAGGCGTTGGCTGTCAGTCCAGAAAATATTGAAATCCTGACCGAAATGGCGATGCTGTACGACAACCTCGGGCAGGAAGCCCAAGCCGAACCTCTCTACGCCAAAGTCGTCGCCCTCAGACCCGACCTGCCGTCGGCTCATAATAACCTAGGCTTCAACTATCTCCTGCAGGGGCGCTATCCCGACGCCATCACGGCCTTTTCCCGTGCCATGGCCCTCGAGCCGGACAACAAGCGTACCCAAAACAATCTGGGCGCTGCCTACGCCTTGAACGGCAACGAAGATAAGGCGCTGCTGATATTCGAAAAAGCCGTCGGCAAAGCGGCGGCCTACAACAACATCGGCTACATCTACATGACCCAAGGCGAGTGGGACAAGGCAGAAAAGGCTTTTAAGCATGCCCTCGATCTGAATCCGCGTTTTTACGTTCGCGCGCAGGAGAACCTGGACCGCCTCAACCGCATGCGGTCCAAAGCCGGCGAGTAATCTCGAACGCCCCGCATTCGACGCACTGGGAGCGCCGGGAACCTTTTGAAGGGGCCGCTTTATTGTAAACCTTCCCGACTGCCCGGGATTAGCAGCCTTATCACCTTCACCACCTCTGTTCTGCACACCGGGGAAAATCCGCAGGCGACGGCGATGCCCTCTTAATCGGCACCCTGATCTGCTGCAAGGGTCTCCGTTGTTCGCACGTTGTCCTCCGCATTCTGCGCCGTGGTGCCGCATCGTGCTGACCCGCCGGCTTCCAGACGGTCACATCCCGCGCAAAATCGAACACTTAGCTGAAGCGACAGATTGATTCCAAAAAAGGCAAAGAAAAACCGCCGAAGCCTCGATGACTTACGGCGGCCAGTCTTGGCGGCCCCGGCGCGATTCGAACGCACGACCTACCGCTTAGGAGGCGGTTGCTCTATCCTGCTGAGCTACGGGGCCAAAAGGGGTACTTTATACTCCACCCCGCAAGTTCTGGCAAGGCTTTTCCCGGCTAAAACTTGAGGAGACTGAAAACCTTCCCGTCGGGCAAACGCTTGCGGCCGTGCAGGAATTCGAGTTCGGCCATGAAGGCACATTCGACCACCTCGGCGCCCAGTTCCTGGACCAGATCCACCACGGCCGCCATGGTACCCCCGGTGGCGAGCAGGTCATCCGCAACGATGACTCTGGCGGCGGGCTTGAAGGCATCTTCGTGAATCTCGAGCGTGTCGGTGCCGTACTCGAGCTCGTAGGTCTTGCGCCGGGTCTTGTAGGGAAGCTTGCCGGGCTTGCGGACCAGGGTAATCCCCGTGCCAAGTTTGTACGCCAATGCCGAGCCGAGGATGAATCCGCGCGCCTCGACCCCCACCACCTGGTCGATCTTCAGCCCAAGGTAACGGTGGGCGATGAGATCGATCATGCGGTGAAAGCTCTTCGCATCGGACAACAAGGTCGTGATGTCCTTGAAAACGATGCCTTTCTTCGGAAAATCGGGGATATCCCGGATAATGCCCTTCAAATCTTCCACGTAGCTCTCCTCCCGGTCGGCATGTTTTACAACCAAACCCTCAAACGAAACGCTAGCCCTCCATCAGGATTTTGGCCGAGGACTGCTTGTCTTCCATGATTTTGCGAAGTTTTTCAAGACTCTTGGCTTCTATCTGCCGGATCCTCTCCCGGGTGACGCCAAAACGCCGGCCGATCGTATCGAGCGTCTGCGGTTCCCGATCGTCCAGCCCGAAACGCAACGCAAGGATCTCCCGCTCATTTTCGTTAAGAGTATCGAGCCACTCTGAAACATGGGCGTATTTATCCAGATCCTCAATGAGGGTGGCGGGATCG belongs to Desulfuromonadales bacterium and includes:
- a CDS encoding tetratricopeptide repeat protein — its product is MGVFLLLLHIRLIAKGRQIVPSRLTWEAQMTVSNAVRKGSLVSFLLLFLCACTTTVKPKAGSELLDHSLSSKESESRLKNLPPDDLLRNGNAYLAGGSYQLARLHFAAALEKEPRSAAALTGLGEIQRRIGELNNARGTFGKALEHDARYWPALLAMAKVGRAQGDNQTAIEFLNKALAVSPENIEILTEMAMLYDNLGQEAQAEPLYAKVVALRPDLPSAHNNLGFNYLLQGRYPDAITAFSRAMALEPDNKRTQNNLGAAYALNGNEDKALLIFEKAVGKAAAYNNIGYIYMTQGEWDKAEKAFKHALDLNPRFYVRAQENLDRLNRMRSKAGE
- a CDS encoding adenine phosphoribosyltransferase, which encodes MEDLKGIIRDIPDFPKKGIVFKDITTLLSDAKSFHRMIDLIAHRYLGLKIDQVVGVEARGFILGSALAYKLGTGITLVRKPGKLPYKTRRKTYELEYGTDTLEIHEDAFKPAARVIVADDLLATGGTMAAVVDLVQELGAEVVECAFMAELEFLHGRKRLPDGKVFSLLKF